In the genome of Aspergillus luchuensis IFO 4308 DNA, chromosome 2, nearly complete sequence, one region contains:
- a CDS encoding DUF726 domain protein (COG:S;~EggNog:ENOG410PJ9K;~InterPro:IPR007941,IPR029058;~PFAM:PF05277;~TransMembrane:4 (i197-214o220-237i272-295o315-335i)) — MWKSFKEKHASKFGSGPSPSPAPPKSDRDQDLTTILDRPQRADLTVLVAEITQHMRDAIVQNFHGPISKENDPSRDQAAHEQDKDTDPLSVQSDGQSEETTAVTTTTQSEYKPTAQDLKSEAKSLTSFDDWRDSVLLRIGEVVNRDEESEEDLSESDPPQQLHEPEIDEDQGSLQKQREVYRPVETPLTQLPKAKRLLILHSLLLLMLSLEHYNARSRVLMLYVASSLNLDVTILNGDESKVARGLLDTALQLANAEEGQEKKRDSSRKWKVGIASVAGAALIGITGGLAAPLVAAGLGTVLGGLGLGATAAAGYLGALAGSGVIVGGLFGAYGGRMTGRMVDKYAREVDDFAFLPIRGSRQRSEDEREAAQNDHMLRVTIGITGWVTEEDNFVVPWRVIGADSEVFGLRWETEPLMKLGNAMNLLVTSAAWAAGGQVLSRTIFAQIMSAVMLPLGLLKVARVADNPFSIAKARADKAGEVLADALISKVQGERAVTLIGYSMGSRVIFSCLQSLAKRGAYDLVESAILMGSPTPSNAPHWRRLRSVVSGRLINVYSENDAVLALLYRTSSLQLGVAGLQPVQDVPGVENLDVSETVSGHLRYQFLIGRILGLVGLQSVDAQEVAREEAALAVKDKKQEQERIQNERRAGVKGDESAQRVLDNGDGTGEEAMHAEVEQETRERLSRMEVSEGSEDQPARPEFKIKRRPLPSEQS, encoded by the coding sequence ATGTGGAAGTCATTTAAGGAAAAGCATGCTAGCAAGTTCGGGTCCGGGCCCTCGCCCTCGCCCGCTCCGCCGAAGAGCGACCGCGACCAAGACTTGACCACCATCCTGGATCGCCCTCAGCGAGCCGACCTGACTGTTCTTGTCGCGGAAATCACTCAACACATGCGGGATGCGATCGTTCAGAACTTCCACGGGCCAATCTCGAAGGAGAATGACCCCTCACGTGACCAAGCAGCACATGAACAGGACAAGGACACCGATCCCCTATCTGTTCAATCGGATGGGCAGAGTGAGGAAACCACAGCtgtgactactactactcagtCTGAATACAAGCCCACCGCGCAGGATCTCAAATCAGAGGCCAAGTCCCTGACCAGCTTTGATGATTGGAGAGACTCGGTCCTACTGAGAATTGGTGAAGTTGTGAACCGAGATGAGGAATCCGAAGAAGACCTCAGTGAATCAGACCCACCTCAACAATTGCATGAACCGGAAATAGACGAGGACCAAGGTTCTCTGCAGAAGCAACGTGAAGTGTACCGACCTGTTGAGACCCCTCTTACGCAGCTACCCAAGGCTAAAAGACTACTGATTCTTCACTCGCTACTGCTTCTGATGCTTAGTCTTGAGCACTACAATGCTCGCTCGCGAGTTCTAATGTTGTATGTAGCGTCAAGTCTGAATCTCGATGTCACTATCCTCAATGGCGACGAGAGCAAGGTCGCACGTGGATTGCTTGACACTGCTCTTCAGCTTGCGAAcgccgaagaaggccaagaaaagaaacgtGACTCCTCCAGGAAATGGAAGGTTGGCATAGCCTCTGTCGCGGGAGCTGCACTGATCGGCATCACTGGCGGACTTGCTGCGCCGCTGGTTGCAGCTGGCCTTGGCACAGTTTTGGGAGGCCTAGGCCTGGGTGCTACGGCTGCTGCAGGGTATCTAGGTGCCCTTGCAGGTAGCGGAGTAATCGTGGGTGGTCTTTTCGGTGCCTACGGGGGTCGGATGACGGGACGCATGGTCGACAAGTATGCCCGTGAGGTGGACGATTTTGCTTTCCTACCTATTCGGGGCTCTCGACAAAGGTCTGAAGACGAAAGGGAAGCAGCTCAGAATGATCACATGCTCCGAGTCACGATCGGTATTACCGGCTGGGTTACTGAAGAGGACAACTTTGTTGTCCCCTGGCGAGTCATTGGAGCCGATTCCGAGGTTTTCGGCCTGCGCTGGGAAACAGAGCCGTTGATGAAGCTTGGAAATGCTATGAACCTATTGGTTACAAGCGCTGCCTGGGCAGCGGGTGGGCAGGTGCTTTCCCGGACCATCTTCGCGCAGATCATGAGCGCCGTAATGCTtcctcttggtcttctcaaGGTTGCCCGTGTGGCTGATAACCCGTTCAGCATTGCCAAAGCCCGAGCAGACAAAGCGGGCGAGGTCCTTGCGGATGCGCTGATCAGCAAGGTTCAGGGTGAGCGGGCCGTCACACTGATAGGCTACTCGATGGGCTCTCGTGTCATCTTCTCCTGTCTGCAAAGTCTGGCGAAGCGGGGCGCATACGACCTGGTGGAATCGGCAATTCTAATGGGGTCACCTACTCCGTCCAATGCACCACACTGGCGGCGTCTCCGGAGCGTTGTTAGCGGTCGGCTGATCAACGTGTACTCGGAGAACGACGCCGTTCTCGCTCTTCTCTACCGAACCAGCAGTCTGCAACTCGGCGTGGCAGGTCTCCAGCCTGTTCAGGACGTGCCCGGCGTTGAGAATCTGGACGTCAGCGAGACCGTCAGCGGTCACTTGCGCTACCAGTTTCTCATTGGGCGCATTTTGGGTCTTGTTGGCCTGCAGAGTGTAGATGCACAGGAGGTGGCTCGTGAGGAGGCGGCATTGGCAGTGAAGGACAagaagcaggagcaggaacgGATCCAAAATGAGCGTCGCGCAGGGGTGAAGGGCGACGAGTCGGCACAGCGAGTGTTGGACAACGGCGATGGAACCGGAGAGGAAGCAATGCATGCTGAGGTTGAACAGGAGACGAGGGAACGACTTTCGCGCATGGAGGTTTCCGAAGGAAGCGAAGACCAACCAGCCCGACCTGAATTCAAGATCAAGAGACGCCCACTTCCGTCAGAGCAGAGCTAG
- the gprD gene encoding protein gprD (COG:S;~EggNog:ENOG410Q2PA;~InterPro:IPR022596,IPR023041;~PFAM:PF11710,PF11970;~TransMembrane:7 (n2-13c21/22o37-61i82-104o129-146i153-173o206-227i248-265o285-307i)): MLALLRLSRLLASDGAGHAHLASRSATQVVEGSDRAGFIAMGVIALFSFIAAFGLLSFLTYRFIFWRKYYKRPLAENQYVVLIYNLLLVDLQQATAFLICLHWISKGHVYYPSAPCVLQGWWIQTGDPGSGLFVLAIALHTCAVVLRGRQLPFPIFVGGVVGLWLFIIILGLIPVGMFGSETFVISEAGWCWIGPDHETERLWVHYLWIFLAEFGTVVLYGLMFFYLRRRMKQSATLRQNHQENLKRLNRVVIYMVIYPLVYLLLSLPLAAGRMSTARHIIPSRAYFAVAGSLMALSGFVDVLVYTLTRRHLLLETELSTTDHMYNYTESNAYQTHITTGRDGKKVRMGSRFRRGMGMQSINDTVRDDRDSSTEDIVRKTDMELAELGHGVYQETTIEISHEPAEPEDFHKGGRHSG; the protein is encoded by the exons ATGCTCGCTCTATTACGATTGTCACGGTTGCTAGCCAGCGATGGTGCTGGCCACGCGCACCTCGCTAGTCGCTCAGCAACCCAGGTAGTTGAGGGTAGCGATCGAGCAGGGTTCATTGCCATGGGAGTGATTGCACTCTTTTCATTCATTGCGGCCTTTGGCCTTTTGTCATTCCTTACCTACCGTTTCATTTTCTGGCGCAAATACTACAAACGACCTTTGGCGGAGAATCAGTATGTCGTTCTCATTTACAACCTCCTTTTGGTCGATCTGCAACAAGCAACCGCTTTTTTGATATGTCTCCACTGGATATCAAAGGGTCATGTTTACTACCCCAGTGCACCCTGCGTTCTTCAAGGATGGTGGATTCAAACGGGCGATCCCGGCAGTGGTTTGTTCGTTCTGGCGATTGCCCTTCACACCTGTGCCGTTGTGCTACGAGGCCGACAATTGCCGTTCCCGATCTTTgtgggtggtgttgttggactGTGGctatttatcattattttgGGATTGATTCCTGTCGGAATGTTTGGCTCCGAGACGTTTGTGATTTCGGAAGCTGGCTGG TGCTGGATCGGTCCCGATCACGAAACAGAACGTCTTTGGGTGCATTATCTATGGATTTTCCTGGCAGAATTCGGCACGGTCGTTCTTTACGGTCTCATGTTCTTTTACCTGCGACGCCGAATGAAACAATCCGCCACGCTCCGGCAGAACCACCAGGAGAACCTGAAGAGATTGAACCGGGTTGTCATCTACATGGTTATCTATCCGCTTGTCTATCTTTTGCTTTCCCTGCCGTTGGCCGCCGGACGCATGTCAACGGCACGACATATCATCCCCAGTCGCGCATACTTTGCCGTTGCTGGTTCGCTGATGGCGTTGTCGGGGTTCGTCGATGTGCTTGTGTACACGCTCACTCGCCGCCACCTGTTGCTCGAAACCGAACTCAGTACTACGGACCACATGTACAACTACACGGAATCAAACGCATACCAGACACACATCACCACGGGTCGGGATGGCAAGAAAGTGCGGATGGGATCCCGATTCCGGCGGGGCATGGGGATGCAGAGCATCAACGACACGGTCAGAGACGACCGCGATTCATCTACAGAGGACATTGTGCGCAAGACGGACATGGAGCTGGCCGAGTTGGGCCATGGAGTGTACCAGGAGACGACGATCGAGATTTCGCACGAGCCAGCGGAACCGGAAGACTTTCACAAAGGAGGTCGCCACAGCGGGTga
- the ARH1 gene encoding NADPH-adrenodoxin reductase (BUSCO:EOG09261UOJ;~COG:C;~EggNog:ENOG410PIFP;~InterPro:IPR023753,IPR021163,IPR036188;~PFAM:PF07992;~go_function: GO:0016491 - oxidoreductase activity [Evidence IEA];~go_process: GO:0055114 - oxidation-reduction process [Evidence IEA]), with amino-acid sequence MNIQRAPYVCGHCTARITHVSVRHSPRQTFSRLTAQSRQYSQVVQNERPFRVAVVGSGPAGFYAAYRLLSKVENASVDMYEKLPVPFGLARYGVAPDHPEVKNCEEKFTEVAASPRFNFIGNVELGETLPLSSLKPHYDAILFAYGAPKDKELGIPGEKAIRNVYSAREFVGWYNGLPEHRDLAPDLTAGEDAVIIGQGNVALDVARILLSDVNTLRKTDIAEYAIEELSKSKVKRVRVVGRRGPMQAAFTIKELRELLQLPGVAFDPVPKNLFPPEDVMSALPRAQKRLIQLLAKGSTNDPTTSAKSWSLDFLLSPECLHWSPVHPYRLSHVRFARNELDPSDPFLPSAKVAPKYLSSGKRAEVNIPANTFFRSVGYKSLPLPGLEDLGIQFDERRGVIPNDGFGRITTPANTGDKEQLPDGSLISHLPGLYCAGWVKRGPTGVIATTMMDAFSTADAIAADVAGQDGKASLLNSPGYSSGLGWEGVRPEAEKRGLRATSWADWERIDRAERERGQEKGKIRDKFGRVEEMLEVLG; translated from the exons ATGAATATTCAGCGTGCTCCATATGTCTGTGGCCATTGCACGGCGCGGATTACCCACGTGTCTGTGCGCCATTCTCCGCGCCAGACCTTCTCACGATTGACAGCTCAATCGCGTCAGTACAGCCAGGTCGTTCAGAATGAGCGGCCTTTCCGCGTGGCCGTGGTAGGGTCAGGCCCGGCAGGCTTCTATGCGGCTTATCGACTACTCTCCAAGGTAGAAAATGCCTCGGTAGACATGTACGAGAAGCTTCCAGTGCCATTTGGTCTTGCGCGATACGGTGTTGCCCCTGATCACCCAGAAGTCAAG AACTGCGAAGAGAAGTTCACTGAAGTCGCAGCATCTCCgcgcttcaacttcatcgGAAATGTTGAATTAGGCGaaaccctccccctcagcTCTCTCAAGCCACACTACGATGCCATCCTGTTCGCATACGGTGCCCCGAAGGACAAGGAACTGGGAATACCTGGCGAAAAGGCAATCCGCAACGTCTATTCGGCTCGGGAGTTTGTCGGATGGTACAATGGCCTCCCGGAACACCGTGATCTTGCCCCGGACCTGACTGCCGGTGAAGACGCCGTGATCATCGGACAAGGAAACGTGGCCCTGGATGTTGCCAGAATCTTGTTGTCGGATGTGAATACCCTGCGGAAGACGGATATAGCCGAATATGCTATTGAGGAGCTGTCAAAGAGTAAAGTCAAGCGTGTCCGGGTAGTTGGCCGCAGAGGACCGATGCAG GCTGCATTCACCATCAAAGAACTCCGCGAACTGCTCCAATTACCAGGCGTAGCATTCGACCCAGTCCCGAAGAATCTCTTTCCCCCGGAAGACGTCATGTCCGCTCTCCCAAGAGCCCAGAAACGACTCATCCAACTCCTCGCGAAAGGATCAACCAACGAtccaaccacctccgccaaaTCCTGGTCTctcgacttcctcctctctcccgaATGTCTACATTGGTCCCCTGTCCACCCCTACCGCCTCTCCCACGTAAGATTCGCCCGCAACGAGCTCGACCCCTCcgatcccttcctccccagcgCCAAAGTCGCACCCAAGTACCTATCCAGCGGCAAGCGCGCAGAGGTCAACATCCCCGCCAACACCTTCTTCCGCAGTGTCGGCTATAAATCCCTCCCACTACCCGGACTAGAAGACCTAGGCATCCAGTTCGATGAACGCCGCGGGGTGATCCCCAACGACGGCTTCGGGCGAATTACCACTCCAGCCAACACCGGCGACAAGGAACAGCTCCCTGACGGATCATTGATCTCGCATCTCCCGGGTCTTTATTGCGCTGGCTGGGTCAAGCGTGGCCCTACAGGCGTCATTGCTACGACAATGATGGACGCGTTCAGTACGGCTGATGCTATTGCTGCTGATGTGGCTGGTCAGGATGGTAAAGCGTCGTTGTTGAATTCGCCGGGTTATAGCTCTGGACTTGGTTGGGAGGGTGTCCGTCCTGAAGCTGAGAAGCGGGGTTTGAGGGCTACGTCGTGGGCGGACTGGGAACGCATTGATCGTGCGGAGCGGGAGCGTGGACAGGAGAAGGGTAAAATTCGGGATAAGTttgggagggtggaggagatgctTGAGGTATTGGGGTGA
- the aspf13 gene encoding allergenic cerato-platanin Asp F13 (COG:S;~EggNog:ENOG410PQ64;~InterPro:IPR010829,IPR036908;~PFAM:PF07249;~SECRETED:SignalP(1-19)) produces MKTFTTITSVLALCSSALAAPVEAAEAAGTTVSVSYDTAYDVSGTSLTTVSCSDGTNGMIGKGYTTFGSLPGFPRIGGAPTIPGWNSPNCGKCYALTYNGQTVNILAIDAAPGGFNIGLDAMNQLTGNQAQNLGRIDATYTEVDVSQCK; encoded by the coding sequence ATGAAGaccttcaccaccatcacctctgTCCTCGCTCTCTGCTCCTCGGCCCTGGCCGCACCAGTGGAAGCTGCTGAAGCGGCTGGCACCACAGTCTCTGTCTCCTACGACACTGCCTACGATGTCTCTGGAACTTCATTGACCACCGTCTCCTGCTCGGACGGTACCAATGGCATGATCGGCAAGGGCTACACTACCTTCGGCTCTCTTCCGGGCTTCCCCAGAATCGGAGGCGCTCCTACCATTCCAGGCTGGAACTCTCCCAACTGCGGCAAATGCTACGCCTTGACGTACAACGGCCAGACAGTCAACATTTTGGCCATTGATGCCGCACCGGGTGGCTTCAACATCGGTCTGGATGCCATGAACCAACTCACTGGCAACCAGGCCCAAAACCTGGGTCGTATTGACGCTACCTACACTGAGGTGGATGTCAGTCAGTGCAAATAA